One window of Nitrospirota bacterium genomic DNA carries:
- a CDS encoding pyridoxal phosphate-dependent aminotransferase, with protein sequence MRLSERAKLIKPSPTLAVDAKAKALKASGLDIIGFGAGEPDFDTPENIKNAAIKAIKEGFTKYTPVGGTDELKDAVIEKFIKDNSLKYDRNQIIVSCGAKHSLYNIAEALFNPGDEILIPAPYWVSYPDQALLNDAVPVPVMTDEKNSFMVTRELLEEKVTKKTKAFILNSPSNPTGLAYDKKTLEMIADMAVRHDFYIISDEIYEKLTYDGFRHISIASLSKEAFDRTIVVNGLSKSHSMTGWRIGFAAGSADIIKAMTNIQSQSTSNPASIAQKASIEALRGPQDFLPVMLAEFDKRRKYMMERFDKIKGVTCVKPVGAFYAFPNVSYYYGKKFNGKTINSSLDLADYLIEESNVAVVPGSAFGDNRYIRLSYATSMDNIKKGLDRIESALMKLV encoded by the coding sequence GCAAAATTGATTAAACCTTCCCCGACGCTTGCGGTGGATGCCAAAGCAAAGGCGCTTAAGGCGTCAGGGCTTGATATCATCGGCTTCGGGGCAGGGGAACCGGATTTCGATACGCCTGAAAATATCAAGAACGCGGCCATTAAGGCAATAAAGGAAGGGTTCACCAAATATACGCCGGTGGGCGGAACGGACGAGCTTAAAGACGCGGTAATTGAAAAGTTCATCAAAGACAACAGCCTCAAATATGACAGGAATCAGATAATAGTATCATGCGGGGCGAAACACTCACTTTATAATATTGCCGAAGCGCTCTTTAACCCGGGCGACGAAATACTTATCCCCGCTCCTTACTGGGTCTCATACCCTGACCAGGCGCTGCTTAATGACGCCGTGCCCGTCCCTGTAATGACTGACGAGAAGAACTCCTTCATGGTCACGCGGGAACTGCTTGAAGAAAAGGTCACTAAAAAGACAAAGGCTTTCATACTCAACAGCCCTTCAAACCCCACCGGTCTTGCTTATGACAAAAAGACCCTCGAAATGATCGCCGACATGGCTGTCAGGCATGACTTTTACATCATCTCCGATGAGATATACGAGAAGCTGACATATGACGGCTTCCGGCATATAAGCATAGCCTCGCTGAGCAAAGAGGCTTTCGACAGGACCATTGTGGTTAACGGCCTCTCCAAATCACACTCAATGACAGGATGGCGCATAGGTTTTGCCGCCGGAAGTGCGGATATCATAAAAGCAATGACAAATATCCAGAGCCAGTCCACTTCAAACCCTGCGTCTATAGCTCAAAAGGCCTCTATCGAGGCGCTGAGAGGGCCGCAGGACTTTCTTCCGGTGATGCTTGCCGAATTCGACAAACGAAGAAAATACATGATGGAGCGGTTTGACAAAATAAAAGGGGTCACCTGCGTAAAGCCGGTCGGAGCCTTTTACGCATTCCCGAACGTGTCATATTATTACGGAAAGAAATTCAACGGCAAAACAATCAATTCCTCGCTTGACCTTGCCGATTATCTTATCGAAGAATCGAATGTGGCGGTTGTGCCCGGATCGGCCTTCGGCGACAACAGGTATATCAGGCTCTCATATGCGACATCGATGGATAATATCAAAAAAGGGCTTGACAGAATTGAAAGTGCGCTGATGAAGCTTGTGTAG